A single Corvus hawaiiensis isolate bCorHaw1 chromosome 24, bCorHaw1.pri.cur, whole genome shotgun sequence DNA region contains:
- the LOC125337749 gene encoding uncharacterized protein LOC125337749 isoform X1 — MSPRPPGRARSVPTTVVVPSPLSCPGVREMEELFLQLWAEVARLQELCLEQGRLLQRLRARKGPVLDIPVSLPIQCTEDAVTGEGQRSPESHQNHPGAPTSSASNLEGSAHPMEQPQAASRLPLSPGNGVGTGGAAAFGSTEGEKGDVPTWMRTWILPVPREGGRAPCSPRGLETLNPGAEGSFLNLLDLYEAPEVLEREDAPRDGALPVEAPVEIRGPVKVIREAGRSCGIRDSSSSSPSVPDPREVWQSGVIALKSLWAPNFLVPRGIGYRNPPGSQPGRPSRDPGGGFEDPLEESAGGKALSVSFGSSS, encoded by the exons ATGTCACCGCGGCCACCGGGCAGGGCCAGGTCAGTCCCCACCACG GTGGtcgttccctctcctctctcctgcccAGGTGTGAGGGAGATGGaggagctgttcctgcagctctgggcgGAGGtggccaggctgcaggagctgtgcttggagcaggggaggCTGCTCCAGAGGCTGAGGGCCAGGAAGGGGCCAGTCCTGG ACATCCCGGTGTCGCTGCCCATCCAGTGCACGGAGGACGCGGTGACGGGGGAAGGCCAGAGGTCACCTGAGAGCCACCAAAACCACCCAGGGGCTCCAACATCCTCCGCATCCAACCTGGAGGGCTCTGCTCATCCCATGGAACAGCCCCAGGCCGCCAGCAGGCTCCCCCTGAGCCCTGGGAACGGCGTTGGAACCGGAGGCGCCGCAGCTTTTGGCAGCACcgagggggagaagggggatgtGCCCACCTGGATGAGGACCTGGATCCTCCCTGTCCCccgggaaggagggagagctccctgcagcccacggggcttggaGACACTAAATCCAGGGGCTGAGGGCTCCTTCCTAAATCTTCTGGACCTCTATGAAGCCCCAGAAGTGCTTGAGAGGGAAGATGCTCCCAGGGACGGGGCTCTCCCTGTGGAGGCTCCGGTGGAGATCCGAGGGCCTGTGAAGGTAATTCGGGAGGCTGGACGGAGCTGCGGCATCAGGGActcttcatcctcctctccatcagtcccggaccCACGGGAAGTGTGGCAGAGTGGGGTTATTGCCCTAAAAAGTCTCTGGGCACCCAATTTTCTGGTTCCCAGGGGAATTGGGTACAGAAATCCCCCGGGGTCCCAGCCAGGACGTCCCTCCCGTGATCCTGGCGGAGGCTTTGAGGATCCCCTGGAGGAGTCAGCTGGGGGAAAAGCTCTCTCAGTCTCCTTTGGGTCTTCCAGTTAA
- the LOC125337749 gene encoding uncharacterized protein LOC125337749 isoform X2, with the protein MEELFLQLWAEVARLQELCLEQGRLLQRLRARKGPVLDIPVSLPIQCTEDAVTGEGQRSPESHQNHPGAPTSSASNLEGSAHPMEQPQAASRLPLSPGNGVGTGGAAAFGSTEGEKGDVPTWMRTWILPVPREGGRAPCSPRGLETLNPGAEGSFLNLLDLYEAPEVLEREDAPRDGALPVEAPVEIRGPVKVIREAGRSCGIRDSSSSSPSVPDPREVWQSGVIALKSLWAPNFLVPRGIGYRNPPGSQPGRPSRDPGGGFEDPLEESAGGKALSVSFGSSS; encoded by the exons ATGGaggagctgttcctgcagctctgggcgGAGGtggccaggctgcaggagctgtgcttggagcaggggaggCTGCTCCAGAGGCTGAGGGCCAGGAAGGGGCCAGTCCTGG ACATCCCGGTGTCGCTGCCCATCCAGTGCACGGAGGACGCGGTGACGGGGGAAGGCCAGAGGTCACCTGAGAGCCACCAAAACCACCCAGGGGCTCCAACATCCTCCGCATCCAACCTGGAGGGCTCTGCTCATCCCATGGAACAGCCCCAGGCCGCCAGCAGGCTCCCCCTGAGCCCTGGGAACGGCGTTGGAACCGGAGGCGCCGCAGCTTTTGGCAGCACcgagggggagaagggggatgtGCCCACCTGGATGAGGACCTGGATCCTCCCTGTCCCccgggaaggagggagagctccctgcagcccacggggcttggaGACACTAAATCCAGGGGCTGAGGGCTCCTTCCTAAATCTTCTGGACCTCTATGAAGCCCCAGAAGTGCTTGAGAGGGAAGATGCTCCCAGGGACGGGGCTCTCCCTGTGGAGGCTCCGGTGGAGATCCGAGGGCCTGTGAAGGTAATTCGGGAGGCTGGACGGAGCTGCGGCATCAGGGActcttcatcctcctctccatcagtcccggaccCACGGGAAGTGTGGCAGAGTGGGGTTATTGCCCTAAAAAGTCTCTGGGCACCCAATTTTCTGGTTCCCAGGGGAATTGGGTACAGAAATCCCCCGGGGTCCCAGCCAGGACGTCCCTCCCGTGATCCTGGCGGAGGCTTTGAGGATCCCCTGGAGGAGTCAGCTGGGGGAAAAGCTCTCTCAGTCTCCTTTGGGTCTTCCAGTTAA